The stretch of DNA GGAGAGAGTCTCTGCTGGTTCTGGTGAGAAAGTTTCATTCAATTTGCGATCAACCTGCTCTTCAGTCGGCATTGGAGTATCAGGAATAACAATGATACTCATCCTCTTGCTATCCTGCTCCTTGGCACTGTGATCCGACACATCCGAAATATTAACAATCACACAAGACTCATCAGAGAGTTTGTCATCTGCCTCCATTGCATCTGCAACTTCCTTCAGTGAAGACGATTGAACATCCATTGGGCAATCTTTCTCCTTTTCTGGAGAAGCCTTTCCAGGATCATTTGAAGCTTCCTTTTCTGCGGTTAAAGTTCCATCTTCCGGTTTATCCACGATGGATTCCAAGCTCTTTGAAAAGGTATCAATGAGATTCTTGCCCTTTTCAACGTCCTCAGGGAAGAGATTTTTCGATGCAGTCGACTCCTCTTGAGCTACTACCTCCTCCACCGCTAATTCTTTCAAAGTTGAGCGTGAGCGAGATTTGCGTGCTGATCTTGGAGTTGTGGGAGCAACGGTATCTTCCATCTGCAATGTACTCTTTCCCGCTGATTTTGCAGGAGTCTTCTTCGGAGTTTTCTTTGGAGTACTCTTTGCTGGAGTCTTCATAGTTGGGCTCTCCTTTAGAGCCTTTTTAGGAGTCTTCCTGGGTGTTCCCTTTTTCGGGGTCTTGGCAGTTGTTTTTTCACCCAAAGCTGCTGCGTTTTCTTTCCCCTCTTGCATCATCAAGGACTTGGCTAGCCTTGTTGAGCGACGCGGTCTTGGTGTATCTATTAGATTCTCCTTATTTCCCACGGAATCCTCCATCGTTTGGatttattctgtgaaaaagaacaaaacaaCTCTAGAACCGTTTTCAAGCGTTCCCTCCCCGGCAATACAAACCTCTTCGAATTTCCTCAAAAGaacaaattgtaaataaagtTCCACAATCAGGATACGTTTAGGAATGAATAAACTTCactaatttcctttttatttgtgTATAATATTActgctttttgcaaaatttccaaaaatttgccaagcaaaagttaattgaaaatttaaacaacGATAAAACGGACTTCTATGTCAATTTCGCTTTTTCCACTAACCAATCACTCTTGGGAATTCGTATAGATTTCCAACGGAGAATTCCacattcttcacaaaaaaaaattttctctcaaaaaatttaagttatttagaataaaatttaattgtttaataatAAAGATAATTTCAGCAATTTATTATACTGAAAGAAAGTAATCAAAAAGacgaatttttattaactttattgaaatcaatgaaatacTCCAGTGGAATTTCCTCTGATATGGAATGGATATCTCGTCTACATTAGTTATCgacaaagatttttattgaagtgctgtgttttttcattttattttgctaaaaaaaaggttaaaaactattaaatattctaaaaaaatggaagagaaTGATGACCAAAGCAACCATGAAAAATATAACACAAATGCCGGTAAGTGAAAAGTTACATTTGACGTGAGAAAGCGTGGTTCCGGCATGAAAAGTAAGCTCttaggaattttcttaatttttaagttcttACCAAAACATTGGCAATGTCTGCTGGCAAGATAAGGAAGCACGAATCTCTCTTTGATATGCACATAAAATACAAAGCAGATGGATTTATCACCAAGTTCCGGGAAGCTTGGTCAAAAAATGTGTCTTTTTGTGATCCTGGAAGTGGAATTAATCTCCGGGATTACCCATTCAAGCTGTGTACTCTTCAGGATTTTATCTGCAACGAGGGAGACATTGGGAATCTGATGGATGAGATTGTGCGGGAAGTTGAGTGGAAGCGCTTGCATACGGACTTTTTGGAATTCCACCAATCCCCGGATCTTAGTTCTGTGATTTCTCATTACCTTGGAGAATTCTACAAGTACCTCAGAGAGGAAGTAATGGTGTGGATGGAACGCTTAACGGGAGAGAAGCTCACCCATGTCTCGGCATCGTGCTCGCTGTACAATACCGGAGATCGTCTATTGATTCACAATGATTGTGTTTCAGACAGGAGGATTGCCTATGTTTTCTATCTCTCGCCATGGGATGGAGTAAAGGCGTGGAATGAATCAATGGGTGGTGCACTTGAACTCTTCAAGGAGGACAAAGAGAACTTCCCGCAGTTTCCTGCTGTAGAGAAAATCCCACCTCGCAACAATCAATTTGTCTTTTTCCACGTTAACTCCAAATCTTGGCATCAAGTGGGAGAAGTTCTGTCCTTTGATTATCCACGTGTGACAATCAATGGGTGGTTCCATGGTCCCGGAAAGAAGCATCCGATCGTGAAGAGTTCATCAAATTGGGACGAAGGGATACAGAATACACCAATTAGTCGACGTTTTGCACTGAGCGACTGGATTAGCCAGGAATACTTGGTGGCGAACACTAAAAAGGATATTCAAACCCACATTGAACAGAACTCTCAAATATCTCTGCACAAATTCATCAAACCAGAAAAGCTGGCAGCACTCGTAGAGGAGCTAAAGAAAGATTCTTCTCACCTCGTTTGGGAAAAAACTTCCTCAGCTTGCGAGAGAAACTGCGAAAGCCTAAATATTGAATCCCTCATCGCAGTTCCTGGAATCATGGGAGATTTAGTTCAATTCCTCCTTTCGGCGGGATTCTTTCATCTTCTCCACGAATACACGGAACTCGATGTGTCTGGTTCAAATGCTAAATCCCCAAAATGCTTCGTCGAGATTCAACGATGGAAATCAGAATGCTACACGATGCTCGTTAATTCTTCCACAGCTTCCGAGGAAGGGGCAAATGAGTCTGGAATTCTTGATGCTATTctgtatttaaatgaattttccgatGCTGGAACATACATCTACGTTGCTCACAGCAGAGATACCAATGCCATTGAGAATGACAGCGACATGAGTGATGAGGATGAAGGGGATGCAGATGATGATGGTCCACTCATAATAAAACCAAAGAGTGGAGCTCTCAATTTAGTCTATCGCTTGTCTGATATGACACGATTTGGTGCCTATGTTAGCAAACATCTCAAAATGGGAGATGAATATGTTTATGTTGTAGTTTGTAGctacaaagaataaaaaaatgcattataatgttcttaaaagttcttttgatttttttttccaacgagtacataaaatattttgaattttcttttaattttctccgcatttttttctttcagataaATACCAAATTTATGCTTCAATTGTATTCATCATCGTGATCATTGGCATCGGGGTTCCAATGTGGTGGAAAACTACAGAAGTATATCGCGTAACTCTTCCATATGAAAGCATCAatgagctcagtgagacaccAATCATCTCTGCATCCTCCGTCTACATCTACACCGCTGATCCTTCCAGGGCGAATCTTCTAGTCAAAGAGCTCAGCGAGATCTTTAAAACTTGTAAGATTGCTTCCAAATCTTCCTtgggaattttaatgaaattatcaACATGTTCCAGCCCTTTTGGATGTTTCCTTCAAAACGGTGGCCCTGGCTGAAAGTGAGACAGCTGGAGTGAAAACTCCTGCAAGTCTTGAGAGCAAAATTCTgcagaaatattcaattaatccgggtgattttctctttgttgAATGGTCTAACTTGAACAAGGGCGAATCCATAGTAGTCACAACTGATAGAACTGCCTTCTTGGCTCCTGGAACCTCTTCCATTAAGATTGGGCATGTGCTCAAGACGTGGATATTTCAGGAGTTCAAAATCCTCAGTATTCTCAACAGTAGAAACAATTCACAAGCCATGAGGCACAAAACAGCTGCCCCTCAGTCGCACTACGATATCCTCATCACAGTCATGAATCCTCGCCCAGATCTTCAGGATGTTAAATGGAATGTCCGCTACACTGCAGAAAGtaagatagtttttttttaattaaaattcgaTCTTCTCCTAATTCAATGATATTGTTCGGCAGCTTTTATTGCTCCATTCTTGAATGAAATTAGTATGCTGTCGAATTTCACATTGAAGACTCAGTGGAAGTATCAAGTGCCATTCCAATATTCAACAAAGCAAATTCCCGACAAGACCAAGCTGAAGAGACATTTTGCCCTCGATGAGGATTCCCTCCCGCACATTGTGACGTCAGTTGAGAAGAATATTGGGCATGAGATCTCAAATAATCCCTGCTTGCAGCTCGTTGTCTACGTACCGCCGTGCATTAAGGCCCCCGTTTatatttacaacaaaaaaggcGAAAGGGCCACCCTCAACAAAATCGATGCATTTGTTTCCCCCAAATGGGGCGGAATAGTCATTGCAAATCCCCCGGAAgttgtttgtgaaaaatacaTGGAAGATCAACTGAAAGTGGATGtcccaataaattcaaatgagaTCTCACTTACACTGCTGTACATGCTGCGGAAGCTGATGGAGATTGAAATTGATGTGAGTAcctaaataattatttttctttttcccattaaaaaaatatttatgaaattttttagtttttcaaaatCTAGTTTGTAGAtcgaattttgtattaatattttgttaatttttcctgaaaattattcataaagaaGTTCGTTTTTGAAAAGTTGAAATTCCAAAGCTCTAAACAGTCTGAATAAGATAATGGCCCCAAGAGATAATTATTGGGTAATAGCTTCCAGCAATTGTTGCCCACATTGCCTATTAAATGAAGATCAAGACGGAATTTtgattttgggagaaaatgagAACGACCATTTGGATGAAAGTTGGAGTTCCTTAAATTCATCAAGTTCAAACTCGAACACAACGTTACAAACCGTAACAATGGAATCTGAGGACGAATCAGAGGATGAGTCAGAGGAAGCATCATTTTATGGATTTCCCGAGGATGACAAtgaagatttcattttttatggaCCTATGGATCCTAATGATTGTGAAAGTTTTGATGCAGATATGCTGGAATCAATGAGCTaccaattttcatttgacTCCCCTGAATATGGAGAACCGTTTTACGGTTTTGAGAATGAATCCTTTTCAtaaatattgttaattttctcttaattattttcttccaaagcaaaaaatatcaaaatttgactTATTA from Lutzomyia longipalpis isolate SR_M1_2022 chromosome 1, ASM2433408v1 encodes:
- the LOC129785840 gene encoding GPI transamidase component PIG-S-like isoform X1; the protein is MEENDDQSNHEKYNTNADKYQIYASIVFIIVIIGIGVPMWWKTTEVYRVTLPYESINELSETPIISASSVYIYTADPSRANLLVKELSEIFKTSLLDVSFKTVALAESETAGVKTPASLESKILQKYSINPGDFLFVEWSNLNKGESIVVTTDRTAFLAPGTSSIKIGHVLKTWIFQEFKILSILNSRNNSQAMRHKTAAPQSHYDILITVMNPRPDLQDVKWNVRYTAETFIAPFLNEISMLSNFTLKTQWKYQVPFQYSTKQIPDKTKLKRHFALDEDSLPHIVTSVEKNIGHEISNNPCLQLVVYVPPCIKAPVYIYNKKGERATLNKIDAFVSPKWGGIVIANPPEVVCEKYMEDQLKVDVPINSNEISLTLLYMLRKLMEIEIDIPINEATMSEITSISPRKWEIDVYLRNSAIHLIQSSIVTLSSLTKLLKDINYIVINDEVGQAVEDSHRNIIQALIALKQNDLNLAVSLAKKAHLASEAAFFDPSLLALLYFPDEQKYAIYIPLFLPVMIPVLMSMNAIRKSWSKKKEDQSEKPKTE
- the LOC129785840 gene encoding prolyl 3-hydroxylase sudestada1-like isoform X2 is translated as MEENDDQSNHEKYNTNAVLTKTLAMSAGKIRKHESLFDMHIKYKADGFITKFREAWSKNVSFCDPGSGINLRDYPFKLCTLQDFICNEGDIGNLMDEIVREVEWKRLHTDFLEFHQSPDLSSVISHYLGEFYKYLREEVMVWMERLTGEKLTHVSASCSLYNTGDRLLIHNDCVSDRRIAYVFYLSPWDGVKAWNESMGGALELFKEDKENFPQFPAVEKIPPRNNQFVFFHVNSKSWHQVGEVLSFDYPRVTINGWFHGPGKKHPIVKSSSNWDEGIQNTPISRRFALSDWISQEYLVANTKKDIQTHIEQNSQISLHKFIKPEKLAALVEELKKDSSHLVWEKTSSACERNCESLNIESLIAVPGIMGDLVQFLLSAGFFHLLHEYTELDVSGSNAKSPKCFVEIQRWKSECYTMLVNSSTASEEGANESGILDAILYLNEFSDAGTYIYVAHSRDTNAIENDSDMSDEDEGDADDDGPLIIKPKSGALNLVYRLSDMTRFGAYVSKHLKMGDEYVYVVVCSYKE